One genomic segment of Impatiens glandulifera chromosome 6, dImpGla2.1, whole genome shotgun sequence includes these proteins:
- the LOC124943414 gene encoding probable xyloglucan galactosyltransferase GT11, which produces MYDWPSNPILTSSFPMNPYENLKLFETPKLDGTIVADIPNSVIIMSPPDEDVWNPRLEEEEERVPMENQINKQDQRDSSDSAKFGHPIGPTTESSIETNKINNPTKPEDASSDSAKFGHPIEPTTESSCKGRYVYVQEVPTRFNQDLLDNCHSLNNWTNMCQYMENMGLGPHLRRTIPGGESFYATHQFSLEVIFHNRMKQYKCLTKNSSMASAVFVPYYSGLDVARYLWGSTAALRDAGPIDLYEWLRNRREWKVMSGRDHFMVAGRITWDFRRGIDEDSAWGNKLMLLPESQNLTMLTIESSPWNKNDFAIPYPTYFHPSNDKEVLNWQNRMRRVKRPYLYSFAGGKRPKIEDSIRGEIMNQCQSSGRKCKLMECIDASNKCLKPDYLMKIFFSSVFCLQPPGDSFTRRSIFDSIVAGCIPVFFHPASAYTQYLWHLPKNYKKYSVLISEGDVKAKKVRIELVLGSMKRSEVIAMREEVIKLIPKVVYKDPRSRLRTGRVEDAFDLTMKGVLERVERLRKENGHERLDLEPEELSWKYRFFGHTENNNEWDHYFKRRDKIVY; this is translated from the exons ATGTATGATTGGCCTTCGAACCCCATCCTCACCAGCTCGTTTCCTATGAATCCTTatgaaaatctaaaattattcgAAACTCCTAAGCTCGATGGCACAATCGTTGCAGATATTCCCAATTCAGTCATTATCATGTCTCCTCCTGATGAAGATGTTTGGAATCCAAGattggaggaagaagaagagagagtGCCAATGGAAAACCAGATCAACAAACAAGATCAACGAGATTCATCGGATTCTGCTAAATTTGGACACCCAATAGGACCCACAACGGAATCTTCAATTGAGACAAACAAGATAAACAATCCAACAAAACCAGAGGATGCTTCATCGGATTCTGCTAAATTTGGACACCCAATTGAACCCACAACGGAATCTTCATGCAAAGGCAGATATGTTTATGTTCAAGAAGTTCCAACGAGATTCAATCAAGATCTTTTAGACAATTGTCATTCACTCAACAACTGGACCAACATGTGTCAATACATGGAGAACATGGGTCTTGGTCCTCATCTTCGTCGCACCATACCAGGTGGGGAATCATTCTACGCCACCCACCAATTCTCTCTCGAAGTCATCTTCCACAACAGAATGAAACAGTATAAATGCTTAACAAAAAACTCATCAATGGCATCCGCTGTTTTCGTGCCTTATTATTCGGGTCTTGATGTGGCTCGTTATCTGTGGGGATCCACCGCCGCTTTGAGAGATGCGGGACCCATTGATCTATACGAGTGGCTTCGGAATAGAAGGGAATGGAAG GTTATGTCGGGACGAGACCACTTCATGGTTGCTGGTCGGATAACATGGGATTTTCGCCGCGGAATTGATGAGGATTCTGCATGGGGAAACAAGCTAATGCTCTTACCGGAATCCCAAAACTTGACGATGCTTACAATCGAGTCGAGCCCATGGAACAAGAACGATTTTGCAATCCCATACCCGACGTACTTCCATCCCTCAAACGACAAAGAAGTTTTAAATTGGCAAAACCGAATGAGAAGGGTTAAGAGACCATACTTATACTCCTTTGCGGGAGGCAAACGTCCAAAGATAGAGGATTCTATCCGTGGCGAGATAATGAACCAATGCCAATCCTCGGGGAGAAAATGCAAGCTCATGGAATGCATAGATGCAAGCAATAAGTGCTTAAAGCCCGATTACctgatgaaaatattttttagctCCGTATTTTGTCTTCAACCTCCGGGCGATTCCTTTACTCGAAGATCGATATTTGATTCGATAGTAGCGGGTTGTATACCGGTTTTCTTTCATCCAGCATCGGCTTACACGCAGTATTTATGGCACTTACCGAAAAATTATAAGAAGTATTCTGTATTAATATCGGAGGGGGATGTTAAAGCGAAAAAGGTGAGAATTGAGTTGGTTCTGGGAAGTATGAAGAGATCGGAAGTGATTGCAATGAGAGAAGAGGTTATAAAGTTGATACCAAAGGTGGTTTATAAAGATCCGAGATCAAGATTGAGAACGGGGAGAGTGGAAGATGCGtttgatttgacaatgaaaGGTGTTCTTGAGAGAGTGGAGAGGCTAAGGAAGGAAAATGGTCATGAGAGACTTGATCTAGAACCAGAAGAGTTGAGCTGGAAGTATAGATTTTTTGGACATAcggaaaataataatgaatgggATCATTACTTCAAGAGAAGAGacaaaattgtttattaa